One segment of Malassezia restricta chromosome V, complete sequence DNA contains the following:
- a CDS encoding large subunit ribosomal protein L44e, translating into MVNVPKTRRTYCKGKTCRKHTPHKVTQYKTGKASEFAQGKRRYVRKQKGYGGQTKPVFQKKAKTTKKVVLRLECTVCKYRSHLALKRCKHFELGGEKKTKGAALVF; encoded by the exons ATGGTGAACGTTCCAAAGACCCGCAGGACATACTGCAAGGGTAAGACGTGCCGGAAGCACAC TCCCCACAAGGTGACCCAGTACAAGACCGGTAAGGCGTCCGAGTTTGCCCAGGGTAAGCGTCGTTACGTCCGTAAGCAAAAGGGTTACGGTGGTCAGACCAAGCCTGTCTTCCAAAAGAAGGCCAAGA CAACCAAGAAGGTTGTGCTGCGTCTGGAATGCACTGTGTGCAAGTACCGCTCGCACCTTGCCCTCAAGCGCTGCAAGCACTTCGAGCTTGGTGGTGAAAAGAAGACGAAGGGTGCTGCTTTGGTGTTCTAA